The following are encoded in a window of Lichenicola cladoniae genomic DNA:
- a CDS encoding HAMP domain-containing sensor histidine kinase, giving the protein MLVLFVIIGLTTDGFMTRELDAVAANELTEIQADAGGTRMELLQPVVDGLVRHAPGFFYLLQSASGHVLAGNMTPIDPVPGKRSVSSRHGIIHTTGDSEIRGRGLLLPDAGYLFVGSSARARDEMRHSLLEAFLWSIGAIVALGLGGGLFLSMLVLKRIEAISLATRAIMAGKLSQRIAITGSGDELDHLSGSLNAMLDRIETLVAGLEQISNDIAHDLRTPLTRLRHRLELAQGRASSPEEMQAQVRAATSDVDTILETFTSLLRIAQIEAHAGDAGFARIALQPLIEALLDAYTPVAEQKQQLISADIQSGITVYGDRTLLGQLLANLIENALRHTPAGSHIAITVASFTNGVQLAVSDDGPGIPCEQTAYVIRRFARLDASRNTPGTGLGLSLVKAIAGLHHATLQLVDNHPGLSCVLVFYPAR; this is encoded by the coding sequence GTGCTGGTACTCTTCGTCATCATCGGCCTGACCACCGACGGCTTCATGACCCGCGAGCTCGATGCGGTCGCGGCCAATGAGCTGACCGAGATCCAGGCCGACGCCGGAGGCACGCGGATGGAGCTGTTGCAGCCTGTCGTCGATGGTCTCGTCAGGCATGCCCCGGGTTTCTTCTACCTGCTCCAGAGTGCGAGCGGGCACGTGCTGGCGGGCAACATGACGCCGATCGATCCGGTTCCCGGAAAACGCAGCGTCTCATCACGGCATGGAATAATTCATACGACGGGCGATAGTGAGATCAGGGGGCGGGGCCTGCTTCTTCCGGATGCCGGCTACCTGTTCGTAGGCAGCAGTGCGCGAGCCCGCGACGAGATGCGTCACTCGCTGCTCGAAGCGTTTCTCTGGAGCATCGGCGCGATCGTAGCGCTCGGGCTCGGGGGTGGCCTGTTTCTGAGCATGCTGGTCCTGAAGCGGATCGAGGCAATCAGCCTGGCGACGCGCGCCATCATGGCGGGCAAGCTGTCACAACGGATCGCGATCACGGGGTCCGGCGATGAGCTGGATCATCTATCGGGCAGCCTCAACGCAATGCTGGACCGGATCGAGACCCTGGTGGCTGGTCTCGAACAGATCTCGAACGACATCGCCCATGATCTGCGCACTCCGCTTACCCGACTACGGCACAGACTCGAACTCGCCCAGGGACGTGCGAGCTCGCCGGAGGAAATGCAGGCGCAGGTCCGTGCTGCCACCAGCGACGTGGACACGATCCTGGAGACGTTCACGTCACTCCTGCGGATTGCCCAGATCGAGGCCCATGCCGGTGACGCCGGCTTCGCCAGAATAGCGTTGCAGCCGTTGATCGAGGCTCTACTGGACGCCTACACTCCAGTCGCCGAGCAGAAGCAACAACTGATCAGTGCCGACATTCAATCCGGAATCACGGTGTATGGCGACCGCACACTGCTTGGACAGCTTCTCGCTAATCTGATCGAGAACGCGCTTCGTCACACCCCTGCCGGCAGCCACATCGCGATCACGGTTGCCAGCTTCACCAACGGCGTCCAACTCGCCGTTTCGGATGACGGGCCAGGCATTCCGTGTGAACAAACAGCCTACGTGATCCGCCGATTTGCCCGGCTCGACGCCAGCCGCAACACCCCGGGCACGGGGCTGGGCCTCAGTCTAGTCAAGGCTATAGCCGGTCTGCATCATGCAACTTTGCAGCTGGTCGACAATCATCCGGGCTTGTCATGCGTGTTGGTTTTCTACCCGGCCCGTTGA
- a CDS encoding response regulator transcription factor produces the protein MAKILLIEDDAGTAVEICLELTRHGHELVHARSGPEGSRMAQIAQPHLMIVDRMLPEDTGLEVVERLRATGCRAPTLILSALSALNDRVDGLRAGGDDYLGKPFALIELVARVEALLRRPANSRETFIHVGPLTLDLLLKQAWRTGRELDLLPKEFEVLAYLARRPGYTVTRSMLLSDVWGYRFEPRSNVVDVLMSKLRRKVDLPDEPMLIKNVRGNGYRLDCPS, from the coding sequence ATGGCTAAGATCTTGCTTATTGAAGATGATGCCGGCACCGCAGTCGAAATCTGCCTCGAACTAACCCGCCATGGTCATGAACTCGTGCATGCACGATCGGGTCCCGAAGGCTCCAGAATGGCTCAGATAGCCCAGCCGCATCTTATGATTGTTGATCGGATGCTGCCCGAGGACACCGGTCTTGAGGTGGTGGAACGGTTGCGAGCAACGGGATGCCGGGCGCCGACGCTGATCTTGAGCGCACTGAGTGCCTTGAATGACAGGGTCGATGGATTGCGTGCCGGTGGCGACGATTACCTGGGAAAGCCGTTCGCGCTTATCGAGTTGGTTGCCCGGGTCGAGGCCTTGCTCCGGCGTCCCGCAAACTCGCGGGAAACGTTCATTCATGTCGGCCCGCTGACACTCGACCTACTCCTGAAGCAGGCGTGGCGGACAGGCCGGGAGCTGGATCTGCTTCCGAAGGAATTCGAGGTGCTGGCTTATCTGGCACGCAGGCCAGGCTATACCGTCACACGCTCGATGCTGCTGTCTGATGTGTGGGGCTACCGATTCGAACCACGCAGCAACGTTGTCGATGTCCTGATGAGCAAGTTACGGCGCAAAGTGGATCTTCCGGATGAGCCTATGCTGATTAAAAATGTCCGCGGCAATGGATATCGTCTTGATTGCCCCAGCTAG
- a CDS encoding sensor histidine kinase — protein sequence MDIVLIAPASMFASFTFRWTLAVCFVLLFQSVVVSGIFWWNTSHYAASMIELSVVEECGDLKSLPLASLLRTIAVRGDQDLHRKRYVALFDPDGTVIAGNLARIPAGLPVDGAAHQSLVDRSKPVAALDTGIVSACHDVAGRTLLVGRDLDELDDLGSLVIRAIGLAAIPAAFIAMLGGALLAAQSQRRLGQAERITRQVMAGNLSERIPVSASRDTFGRLVSNVNMMLDRIETLVAEVRGVGDDIAHQLKTPLTRLRAGLERAILHSVGHDDLLVASEQAIREIDEAQEIIAALLRIREIEVSARTSHFRPLHVARVVRDAVELYAAKAEESRVMLSFETDIDPVIPCDADLLMEAIANLIDNAIKFSPAGGTVSVSLRQDGPRFALLRVADQGPGVPPGERSEVFHRFYRSARDNRVPGVGLGLSLVAAIATLHGIVVNFDDAAPGCIVIARLPLCFADRRLDEASVGAHPVIASRRPRLQAGRP from the coding sequence ATGGATATCGTCTTGATTGCCCCAGCTAGTATGTTCGCGTCGTTTACTTTTCGATGGACGCTGGCGGTATGCTTCGTGTTGTTGTTCCAGAGCGTCGTGGTCTCCGGAATATTTTGGTGGAACACATCACATTATGCCGCCAGCATGATCGAGCTATCAGTCGTCGAGGAGTGTGGCGACCTCAAAAGCCTCCCGCTAGCCAGTCTGCTTCGGACAATCGCAGTGCGAGGCGATCAGGATCTGCATCGGAAACGGTATGTCGCGCTGTTCGATCCCGATGGCACGGTTATCGCGGGGAACCTAGCCCGGATTCCTGCTGGATTGCCGGTCGATGGAGCGGCGCATCAATCTTTAGTCGACAGGAGCAAGCCTGTTGCGGCCTTGGATACCGGAATTGTGAGCGCATGTCATGACGTCGCAGGTCGCACTCTCCTCGTCGGTCGGGATCTGGATGAACTCGATGATCTTGGTAGTCTGGTCATCCGTGCCATCGGGCTGGCTGCAATTCCCGCTGCCTTCATAGCGATGTTGGGCGGTGCCCTGCTCGCGGCCCAAAGCCAGCGCCGTCTCGGGCAGGCGGAGCGGATCACCCGGCAGGTCATGGCCGGTAATCTCAGCGAGCGCATCCCGGTCTCGGCGTCACGGGATACCTTTGGACGACTGGTCTCCAACGTCAATATGATGCTGGACCGTATCGAGACATTGGTCGCGGAAGTTCGGGGTGTCGGTGACGATATTGCTCATCAGTTAAAGACGCCTCTAACGCGGCTCCGGGCCGGATTAGAGCGGGCGATATTGCATTCCGTAGGCCATGACGATCTTCTGGTTGCAAGTGAACAAGCGATCCGCGAGATCGATGAGGCTCAAGAAATCATCGCGGCACTGCTTCGTATCCGGGAAATTGAAGTTTCCGCCAGGACCTCCCATTTTCGTCCACTTCACGTAGCTCGTGTGGTTCGGGATGCGGTCGAGCTCTATGCGGCGAAGGCCGAGGAGAGTCGGGTCATGTTAAGTTTCGAAACGGACATCGACCCGGTGATCCCCTGCGATGCAGACCTCCTGATGGAGGCAATCGCGAACCTCATCGACAATGCTATCAAGTTTTCGCCGGCCGGCGGGACGGTTTCCGTGTCGCTCCGGCAGGACGGTCCGCGGTTTGCGTTGCTTCGAGTCGCCGATCAGGGTCCGGGCGTGCCGCCGGGAGAAAGATCCGAAGTGTTCCATCGCTTCTATCGCTCGGCCCGGGATAATCGAGTGCCGGGGGTCGGACTCGGACTGAGCCTGGTGGCGGCCATTGCGACGTTGCATGGCATCGTCGTGAACTTTGACGATGCCGCTCCTGGCTGCATCGTCATCGCCAGATTGCCTTTGTGCTTTGCCGATCGGCGCCTCGATGAGGCTTCGGTCGGAGCGCATCCTGTCATTGCGTCCCGTCGACCACGCCTGCAGGCGGGCCGACCATGA